Below is a window of Chryseobacterium arthrosphaerae DNA.
AAAGTACAAATATGGTAAGGGTACCCAGTACAAAAGTAAACAGTAAGGTATACATCAATACATGAATGATATACATATTGAACTTAAGCTTCCTGAATATCCACCCGATGACAGCTGCAGGAATAAACAACAGCAACGGAAGGAACATAGCCCCGAATATCGCCATTTCAGGATGCTCCGTGATTTCTCTTTCGAGCCCGAAAAAGGTATTAAAACTGAACTCCGTCATAGTGTTTTTCAGCGCTTGTTATTTCCAGTAAAGTTTTGTCTTTATAGCCCAGCATTTTGGCCAGTATAACATTCGGGAATTCATGAATTCCGATATTATAAAGATTGACACTGTCGTTAAAAAATTCTCTTCTGTCTGCAATTTTGTTTTCCAGCTCGGAGATTCTTTTCTGCAGCTCCAGAAAGTTGTTGCTTGATTTCAGCTCAGGGTAATTCTCGGAAACGGCAAAAAATGATGATAAGGCCTTCGAAGTTTCGTTAGCAAGCTCAGTCCTTTTATCGGCATCGGCTGTCTGGTTATATGAAGTCCTGAGTTCCGTAAGACGGGCAAGCAGGTTTTCTTCATAGTTCATAAAATGTTTCGCCACGTTGACCAGATTAGGAATTTCATCTGCACGCTGCTTCAAAACAACATCAATATTGCCATAGGCTTTATCGACATTAAACTTAAGCATGACCAGCTTGTTATATAAATTGATCAAAAAACTTATAATCACTACTCCTAAAAGGATGAGTAATATGATGGCAACAGTCTGATTCATTATTGTATGAGTATATAAATGATAATTAAAAGGATTATTGAACAGGTAACCATGAAAGACCTCAGCAGCGGCTGATATTTATTCCATACGGTGATTCCTGATGATGAAGTCACACCAAGTACTTTATAATGGTCATCTTTTCTGATGAATGGCACGCCGTTTTTAGCATCTGCGTATCCTACCAGCAGCATTTTTTGTCCGTCTTTCAGCAGGGTTTCTGTGTATCTTTTGTTATTGCTGCTGCTTATATTGGTTTCTCCAAGCAAAACAAGCTCTATGTCCTCCGGTTCAATGTCAATGGTTCCCGTTTCGTCTTTTATGGTGAAAGGATTGCATCGGGTTTCCCTATGAATGGTTCTGTAAGAGAGTTTCCCGTCAGAATCCCTGTCAATATCTTCAATGGTATAATAATATCCGATGCATATTTCATGATCAACCGGTGAAGATAAAGGCTCTTTCATGATCAGGGTTCCTTCAACTTCTACAATTCCTTTTGCCAGCGATTTTATTTTAGATGTCGGAAGTGACGCCTGCAGCCTTAAAAATCTCTTAGCAGAAGTTGGTCTCATCAACGTAAGAAAAATGAAGACAAAAAAGATCAAAGGAAGAATGATGATTGCTTTTTCTGCATATGCATCATAATTATTTGAAATTTCATAGAGGTAAGCATGCAGCGGCATTTTTTCTTTAAAAATAGTCCACAGTATAAAATAAAGAAAACAAAACACAATCGCTCCCAGAATCCCATAGGCTATATATGATTTTTTTCTGTTACTCTCCATGTATTGCTATTATTTTCCCTGAATGTTAAGTTTTGGTTGTGAATTCAAAAATACATTATTATTAATGAATGCTGTCTGAATTATTGTTTAAGATAAATAAGAATTACACCCATTATATTAATCAACACCATGATACCTGTAATGTATGAAGATAATGTCAGTCTTCTTTTGAAGGTCAACTTTGTACTGTAGGTAGCCAGCAGGCTTGCAAAAAAAGTTGTGGCTCCGGTAAAAACGCCTCCGAAAATCAGGAAAATCCAATCCAGTTCTATAGAATTAGCACTGTCTTTGGATCCTCCATCGGTTATTTTCAGTTGCTGTCCGATTGCCAAAGGCTGATTGCCTGTAATGTCTACGGTTTTGATCACTTCCTTTCCTTCCGAATCTGTGTATTTCACTTCCGGAAAATAAACGACTTTAGTATCGTAAGTAGAATTCCTGAAGTTCTGATTTTTTACAGTTTCTTTTTTATACCCCACCACTACAGCTTCGTATTTATTTTCGTTAACCGCCCTGTATGCTTTTTCCCAAAAGAATGTATAGGACAGGACAGCTGTCAGCGAATTGAGACCAACAGTCAAAAGACAGATAAAAAACAGGACAGCACTTTTTTCCAGAAGACCGGCATCTCCTTTTACATCATTTCTCTGTTTTGAAATTTTTTCAAAAATCCTGTATGCTATATATAATGAGAACAGGGCTACAGCTAAAACGAAGTATCCGAAAACCGTCATATGTTTAAGATATAATCCGGGACGCTATATGATTTCAAATTCATTTTTTCCGGCAGGAATATAAAAAGTGATGTCCAGCATCAGCTCTTCTCTGGTTTTAGGATCTACGAGATATAATGCAGCATCCCCGTTGAGTCTTTTCAGAACAGCGGTTCTGTTGTCTGCATGCAGGAACATTACGGCATCCTGGGGAACAGGCTGTATTTCCATCCCGGAACTGAACTCCTGAAGCAGTTCTTTAAACCTTCCCTCCGATTCTCCTTTTGAAAGGTACATCGATGCTGCCATGTTTTCTTCTCTCCGGGAGATCATCTTTTGATACTCATCATATCTTTTATTCTGAATGACCCTGATGATCTTTTCATACGCGGATTCCAGCTTTTCCCTGCAGTTTTTAAGGTCTTTAAGACTGATACCGTCCTGCCATGCCTTAAGCTGATAAGGAACTTCGGCTTTAAAGGTACTGTCGTATCTTATGACAGGTAATTTTTTATTTTCAACGGGTTTTGACTGGTAGTCTCCAAACTGGCTGTCAAATACAAAATTGCCGGTAACATCGAAAAGCTTGATATTGAATTTCAATCCGGCCTGCTTATCAATTTCGGTTTGTCCGGCGACAGGCAGGATGCTGGCTGTAATCTTCTGCTCACCGCTTTCCAGAATGGCATAGTTGATGGGGATCATGGTAGAAATCTGGTTCGGGATATTCATATGGATGACCGGATAATCATTGATCCTGATCTCCAGCATACATGCTGATGCACTGAAATCGATTACATAATAAGGCTGCTGCATAGGAATCTTTGTCTTTCTAAAAATATTTTTAATTGGTTTAAGGGATTTTATTGAGGTCAGGGTATCCTGAACCCTGCAACAGGTTTACCCATTCACGGTTTTTAAAAACAAACATATTGCATCTGTATTCTTCCGGCTTGTTTTCTATTTTTGTTTCACAATAGTAATACACCAGATCTCTGACTTTCCAGATGGCTACTTCCTGTATGAATTTATTTTGAGTCGGGATGATAGTATTGTCTTTCACTTCGGAATCAAAGCTTTCATGAACAGTTGTAAAAACCGGTTTCTGAAGGGTTTTCTTCAGGTTTTCAAGAAGGGCTTTTGCTTGCGGTTCAGAATAGATATTGAGCTGGTACATTCCCAGTTCTTCATTTTTTTCGTTAGCAATCGGCCCAAACTCTTTCTCTACTTTTCCGTAGTGGAAAATAGCCTTATTGGTATTGTAGTCATTTTTTCCTTCCAGGCTGGTCCCATCATACTTCAGTAGTTTTCCTGAAGCAAAAGCAAGCCTTTCATTTCCCATCAAAGTTATATCATCCGCCTGTACAGTATCTTTCACTGCCCATCCTCCGGATTGTAAGATATCATTGATGTTTTCTCCCATGCCGAGTGATGCCAGGTCTGAAATTGCGGCCGCAGATTTGGTTTCTGCTACAGTGGGAGAATCATTCTTTTTTTCCTTCGGGCTGCATGATGCCATTCCCACGCAGATTGCCGGTATCAGGATGTATTTTAACTGTTTCATATTGTTTATTGTTCATGACTGGTTATAAAACTTTGTAAAACGGTTTCACGGTCTTTCATATTCCCGTAACGGATGCCGCTTTTCACAAAATACAGATTGGTTTCAAATCCTTTTGTTTCTTTCTGACCTGTGATCACCTTATTTCTGATCTGTTCCAGTAAGATATCAAAGCCGTCCCTGGTATTTTTCCAGTAATATCCTGAGTAGGGCCATGCGTCCGTAGCCACGGATATCACTGTGGGCTCGCCGTATTTTTTCTTCAGACCTGCCATAAGATCATCACTCTCCTGAAAGTTTTTTGTAGTGATGTAATATCCCTGAAGTATGTTATCATTCTGATTATTGACCAGAAATCCGATCTCACTTTTAAGGTATTTTTTTTCTTTTGGATAGTCTACCAGAAAATTAATTCCACCGTATTGATACTGATCTACTTTAAATGTGCTGTAATACGGATATCCGGTAGTCTGTTCCAGGTCAGTCTGCTTTGTCGTATTTTTAACGATCAGGTCATTTGCCGAACCTGTTTTCAGGGCAGACAGATCTGTTCTGGACTGAACGCTGCAGAAATTAAACAGCATCAATGCATTGATCATTATTACTTTCTTCATATTATCCTTTTTGAATGAATGGAATCTGGGCAGATAATCCTGTAAGCTTTTCCAGTTTTTTAATGACGTCAAACTCAGGAATAATCTCATAGGTTTTATCAAAATCCACCAGATCTATTTTTCTGTCGGTTTCCAGAAAACCTTTTTTAATGTATAAGCCCACGCTCGCTTTTACGAGTACAGTGGCTATCAGCCCTTCGAATTTTACTTCGGGTCTGTAATATAAGGTTTTCTGAGTACTGCTCTTCTGTTCATAAACCAAGCGATGGCCAAAAGTAGCTGTAGCTTTTCCTGTAGCTTTCAATTTTCCTTCGGCGTAGGCTTCGGCAATGATGATCACAAATTTCGCTTTTACCTCTATTCCTGCATCCAATTCCACACCAATCTGTGTATCCAGCTTTCCGCTTGCTCCTCCCGCATCGGAATTGGTATTGAAATTCAGCTTGGTTTCTCCCGAAATGGTTCCGAAAAGTTTCAGATCGATATACATATTCAGGGTTACAGGGTGATCGTCGTCAGCCAGCCATGCTCTTACTTCATTCAGGATCCGTTTGGCCGCAATATTGGCAGTTCCTCCGCTCACTACGCCTACTCCGGCCTGGATCAGCATATCAAGAAGATCGATGGTCAATTCAAGCCCGATGATAGGCTCTGCCTTAAAGTACAGTTCCAGTGAGGTACCGATGGTCTGTAGAGGTTTTCTGTTCTTCTGCCCTCTTTCCAGCTGCCATTCTGCTCCCATACAGAAGTTGGGAGGTTTCATTTCTATGGTCAGAGGCATTTTGCTGGTAAAGCTGCGCTTTCTGATCTTTCCTTTTGTCTGGTCTGTAACTCCGGTAGAAAATTCTTTCAGTGAGCTGAATACTTTATACATCCATTTTATCTTATCCTCAAATTTTAGGGTAGCATCAAAATGGCCGTTATATTTGTCTTCTGCGGTTCTGTCCCAGTTGGCTTCCAAGGTAACGCCGAAGTCTACGGCTGTATACTGTTTGCTTTTTTCGTTTCCTATTTTTCCTGCTTTACTCTGCATTTCTTTATGCTTTGCCGGCGGCAGGTTCTGCCATTTGACACTAAGCTCATTGCTCAGGTTCATGGAGAAATGGAAATCCCACTTGATATCGGGATATGCTTTTACTAAAACGGTAACCCTGTTTGTATTACTATAAAACCTGCAGCTATGAGCATGCAGATGAATTTTGTTCGGTGTGGTGGCTTCCGGCCAGATGTACTGCAGAGGAAGGGCGGAAAATCTTGACAGGTCAGAATATATTCCGTAATTAAATGTAGGCGGGGCAAATGTTCTTTCTTTATCTCCCGCATCAATGGCCTGTCCTACATCCAGCAGCCTGATTTCCCTGGTATGCAGATTTTTATTTCTGAAGCAGGCTTTGGTATCATAGTCTGTAACGTCAATGGTAATATTTCTTCTGGTAGAAACGGTAGGAGCTATCGTTTCATAAATAATGGTATTGGCATCGTGAGGAAAATACTCAAAATAAATATCTACCCTACGATTATTTTTATATTCTTTTTCGTCTTTGAATTTAATGTTGTCTTTCCCGTTCTTATCATCTGTAGGATTGACTTCCCCTTTTCCCAGAGATCTGATTCTTTTTACATCCAGCCCTCCGTCTGTAAAGAATTTCTTTACAATATCAGATCTTTTCTGGGATAAAGACTGATTGTATTCCATTTTACCGATCACGCAGGCATAGCCGTCTACCGTAATCGTAGAATGCTGATGTTCCAACAGGAACCGAAGGATATTATTAAGCTTTTTCTCGCCATCTCCTTCTATGATCGCAGAATTGAATTCATAAAAGATCGTTGCATGAATCGTTTCTTTTCCGGCGATATTTTTCACCCCTTTTCCATTATCAAAAACCATGACAGGGGTTTTCACCTCACCATTTTTATCAAAGGTGATATCAGTGATCCTGATGGTTTCAAATTTACAGGGCTCGTATCGTTCCAGGTTTTTATCCGGCATATATACTTTGGTGGGAACCACATTCTGCGGCGGTTTGGGAGCTTTGGCCACCAATTCATTTTTCATTCTCAGGAAACGCCCGTGAATATCGTCATTATTATCGTCAACAATGTATTTTCCGGTTCTGGGATCTTTTACTTTGACGTATAATTCCTCAACATTTTTGATGTTTTTGATGGTGCCTTTCCATTGGGATGTATTCTGAACGACAACATTGATCTCGCCATCATTCACTTCTACATTCGTCCAGCTTCTCATCAGAGGATCATCGCTTGTCCCCCCTCCCATTCTGATTCTCCTGTATATTTCTACAATAAGGTCTTTTCTTCCGTTCAGGCCTTCTGTTCCCAAATAAAGATGGATGATATGTCCGTAGCTGAAATAAAATGTCTGTCTGACATCTTTGCCTCCTTCTGTGGTACTCCATCTGGAATCTACGATCTTCGGAGGGCAGTATCCGAGAATATTAACTCCCACTTTATTGACGGTATCCGGTTTTCCGCTTAAGCTGGCCTCAATGTAATAGGCAACAATTCCGCATTCTTTTTTGGTGAATTTGTATTCATATACAAAGCCTGCAGGTCTTCTGAGCTGTTCTATGATTCCTTTTCTGCCGGCTTTCTGGCGGATCCAGACGATTTCTTTTTTCTTATCGGCATCAGGGGTACCCGGAAACCATTCCGAAACGCTGAAACGTATAGGCTTACCCGGTTCTACAGATATATATTCACCGTTATTGTATATGATCCTGGCATTGTCTGCTCTTGGAACGATACCAATTTTTTTAATTCCTTTATTCGCCATACCCTAATTTATTGAAGTGTCTCCGGCTGTGTCATCATTATTTTTTTCTTCTTTACGCATTTCTTCAGCATCCACCAGCGGATTGATCTGCTGCTGTACGTCTTTATCCGCATTTTTAAAGTTCTGTGAACCCGCTTCTGCTCTCTGCCCGTGATCAATGATCTCAATGCACGGTGTACCTGCAACTGCACAAACGGCTTTGCTGTCTTCTACAATAATAAACCCACCGTTGCTGAGCTGTACCTTATCATAAAAGTTCTGCCATTCTGTAACCATAATTTTACAGGGCGGCGGCGGGCCTCCCATTTTGGTACAGTTTCCGAAGGTATTCTTTTCAAATGTAGCCCCTCCGATTTCTTTCGTGGTAACGATCAGCTTTTTGGAAGCGGCTTTATCATTGGCGTATTCTTTCTGGTGGGTGAGCACTTTCAGCTTGTCCGGAGCCTGTCCGAACTGGCATCTGCACATCGCTCCCTGTACTACAACATGTTTTTCTGCCATGGTTAAAATTCTTTATTGGAAATAACAGTCCTTGTAAGGTACTCGTTGCCGGATTCCTACACACAGGCCAAAGTTTATGATCAAAAGGAGAATGGAAAGTCTCCTGCTTAATTTTATTTTCATTTTGTTTTGTTTTTTTAAAGGGCAGCCACCACTACCGATATTTTCTTTTCTTCTTCCAGCTTTATACTGCATTCCAGATATACGGATTCAGGAAATGCTGTCTGGCCGTTCAGATAATACCTCATCCTGAATTCACCTTCCCTGTTAATCACCGGGTTATCACTGATCAGCATTGAAAAGGGAGCACCGCTTATAAAATCATAAGAAGATCTTTCGTCACTCAGGGTTCCGGTTCCATCAATACGGATCAGGCCATGCTCATCTTTCAGCGGATCGATCTCCAGCTTTATTTCGTATTGGGGTTCAACAGGATTTTCCACGACCGGAAAGCTTTCTGTACCTGTAATCTGAAAATCCGGACCAAAAGTCTGATAGATCCCCCAGAATAAAGTTCTGATGAAGTAATCGCTTTTAAGATAAAAACTGATCGTTTCAGGCGCTTCTATAACTTCCTCTATTTTCCGGCAGTATCTGTCTACGGTTTCACCATCAAATTCTTTATAGACTTCTTCTTTTACCGCAGTCCATCTTTTTTTAAAAATATCAATATTTTCTACGGCATTAAACTTCCCTTTCTGATCTACGCTGATCTGCAAAGGATATAAAACCTGTGAAGTCCGGTAAGCCAGCATATCAGCAATTTCATTGACCTCTTCTTCGTTCAGATACAGCTTTGAGGTTCTGTCTATTTCAAAATAATGAAGGTTGTTTTCACTTTTCAGCCAGCGGACGGAAGTTTCATATTTAAGCTCATTTTTATGATCTCCTTTTTCAATACTGATGATCACACCATATCCTGAAGACATTTTTCCGGGATTGAAAGCCAGTTTGTTTCCATGCCCGAATTTCACCAGCTTATTCTGATCTTCAACCGCATTCCTTGGAATGAAAATTTCTTTCTGCCCTGTCAGCTCTATAAGAATCATATCTTTTACGCTGCAGAGGTTATTATGAAATAATTTTAAAGCATCAGGCTCCAGTCCGTAAAGGGCTGCAACGGTCTTCAGGGTTTCATTTTTCTGAACGGCATGTTTATTATAAGGCGTCATTTACTGGCCAAAAGTTTTTGCAATGATACTTTTGAAAGGAAGATTCTGATCTCCCTGCTTTAATGAAACGCTCAGAGACTGGTCATTGCTTACATTAATGATCAGTTGTGCAGGTTCTGCCGGCTTCAGCTGATGAAAGTTTTTAAATACTTCTTCCTGTCTGAAATCTGCAGGCCTTGCTTCTCTGGCTGAAGCTTTGGTTGCTTTATAAATTGCATTGTAATAATTCATATTTTCCCCAAAAACAATTCTGGAATTGTATTGTTTACCGTTAAGAGACCAGAAGAATTCGATATTGTAAGGCACTGCTCTTTTCTTATTTCCTTGATCAGCCTTGTATAATGTTTCTGTTTCAGCATTGATCGTTTTCACTGAAATATTTTCCAGCTTACCTCCTGATGGAAGGCTGACAAGCACATTCCAGTTGAAACGGTCATCATAGGTCTTCCAAAGGTCTAAAGGAAGGGTTTTGGTAAGGATTTCATTTTTAACTTTCGGGGTGTATACATCATTGTTCAGTCCGTATTCTACTTTTTCCTTACGGTCTGAGTCTTCAAAAACAGATTTCCAGTCCGGGAAGGCTTCTTTGGCCGTGAATGTGGCCAGCACTTTCTGGGCGTCTTCGCCTTTCATCCACAGAACAACCATTCCGCCCAGCGTAAAGCCTACTTCGATGCGGTTATATTTATGAAAAATACCGTCTTTGCTCTCTTCATTTTTCTTATTGGCGTATTCCGGATCATCAGATTTTTCGTTAAGATATTCTCTGATCTTCTCAACAGGCAGACTGAATTCTCCTTCATAGAATTTATCTTCCGCATAAGAATAATACCCTACTTTCATGGTAGCAGGAAGCTTTTTATCTTTCTGTTCATTTTTCACATAGGTAACGCCTCCGTTCCCCCACGGACCTCTCTGAAAGCCCATTCCATCAATCTGGATCATTTCGTTATCCTCAGAATAAAATACCTGGCGGTACGTATCTATAGGATAGCTCTCATCGCATCCCGAACCGGTTTCGTACATGTACGTATCGTTCATAACATTAGCTTTTTGACAATTATACAGCAAACTGCTCAGTGTTGCAGATAATAGAAATATTTGTATTATTTTTTTCATGAATCAGCCGTTTATGATTTCTCTTCTTCCGTCTTTTCTTGGGCCATGCCCCATTTTCCCTGTAGCAGACCAATGTACATAATAATTGATGAGTTTTTTTTCATTCTCAAAATCGAGGTACTTTTTGTAGGAAACTTTATTTCTTTCAAATGCACTCATATTTTTGGTTTCATCAATATATTTCTGCAGCCTGCTTTTCACATAGCTTAACAGGTGGGTTCCGTTCTGACCTGCCTTTTGTGGAATCTGAAATTTGAATTCCAGGGAAGAAGTATTGAATTCTGATTTTTTCTCTTTGGCCATCTGGCACATAAAATGTAAGGGAATATAGCTATATCTTTTGTCAATATACCTTTCTCCCTGCAAATAAATATGATTGACATATTTGTTGGAATGCGGACCTGTCTTGATCTGCCCTTTTATATACCACCCCTGATCAATGAAGACTTGTTTCTTAGCTTCAGCAATGCGGTTGTACTCCACAGGATCATTGATAACCCTTGCCGGAGTTACGGAAGGACTGTGGTCCTGTTTAAAGACTTCACTCTCATAACATCCTCCGACATCGGCATGGGCACCGGGAATAATAAATTCTTTTCCTTTTTCCCCAGCGCTGGTAATATCGGTAAGACTGAAGTTCGTCCTCCATTCATGCCCTGCCCCGAACTGCACAACATTTTTTACAGAACTGTTCTTGATAGCATCCAGCCCAAGATCTTCCACATCGTCGCCGAAGTCTGCACCATATGAAGACACGGTATCATACAGTCCTACGAATCGTATCTGAAATTTATTGATCTGAATGTTGTAATATTCCAGCCTCTGTCCCAGTACTCCTCTTGCCGGGTTTTTTCCGTTTCTAGACTTTGTTACTTCATGCACAAAATGACGGGCAGCGGCTGCTCCCCTGCTGAAACCAAAGACATCCAGAATAAGATTGACAGTTTTTTTCCTGGTGGCAAAACTTTTAATTTTATCCGCTACAAGCCTGCAGCCTATTTTCACTTTGGCCGGAACTCCGGTGCTTCCGGTTCCTGTAATATATCCCTGGGTATCGTCTGTTCTCGATCCGTTTTCTGTTCCTATACCTTCTACATAGATGGAGTTCTGGCTGTTGTTATCATAGAAATGGTACATTCTGGCCACATTGGAAAAGTCGTTCTCATAGCTATCGGCATCAATCTGAATAACAGGGTAAGCATCCGCAGCTTCTTTATCATAAGGCTGCTTCGCTTTTTTCTTCTGATATTCTTTTCGCAGGTAGCTATTCCTTTCGTTATTCAGGGTACCGTCAAAAAAAACGCCTATGACCACTTCCTGTATCCCATCATCTTCTTCTTCGGCAGGTGTATAATTTCCAAAAACTATATTTGACATAGATTTTAAGAGCTCTTATTATGTTATTTGCTTTTACTTCCCTGTGATACGATTTTCTTCACGCTTGCCAGGATCAGGTTTTCGCTTTTTGCCTCCACATTAATCTTTTGGGCAATTTTCTCGACCTTTTTTCCTACGTTGAGATGGTAAGTATTATGAACGGTGATCTTTATATTGGTTGCTGTTTTTCTTATTGCCATATCAGAAAAGTTTTGATTTTTCCGCACTGTTGAACTCCACAATCTTACCGCTCTGCATCGTCATATTTTCAAGTTCGCTGAACATGGAAATTTCTCCCGCAATCTCATTGGAGGTCTCAGATTGTCTTCTGAATTCTTTCTGCACCATTTCTGTACGGGTATCCGAAGCTTCCCTGATATCTCCGGAAGCGGTCTGTACAATATCATGTCCTGCCGTAGAGATGATATCGTCATTGGCTGTGCTTGTTATACTGTTTCCGGCGCCGATTGAAATTTCTTTTCCTGCATTGATTGTGATGTTATCCCCTGCATTCAACGTAAAATTTTTGGGAGCAGTCATGTTGATATTCCCTTTCCCATCCATAAAATAAGTATTTCCGCTGGGGTCAAGAATTTTTACGCTTCCTTCCTGATCATTCATTAAAATCCTGATTCCGCTTCTGGTTTGTATCGACTTCAGGTGATTGTTGATACCACCTCCTAAAGCTACTTTCCCGTGGAACATTCCTCCCATAACGAAAGGCCTGTCCGGATGGCTGTGTACAAAATTAACCATTACCTGATCTCCCACTTCAGGAATCGCCACATAACCTCTGTTTTGGGTAATCCGATCTGTTCCCCCGGCATCAGGACTCATCATCCGGATGAAATGAGTGGTATCATTAGTCTGCCAGTCGAATCTTACCTGTACTCTACCCTGTCCTTCCGGATCTGTATTGGAAATCACCGTTGCTGTCTGTGGCTCTGCCTTTGGAACGGTAAATTCAGGCTTCGGTAAAAATCCTGTATCTGCTGCAATTCCTGTAAAGCTTCCGTTATAATGTCCTATAGCATCAATCTCATGTTCTGCTTCTGTAATCATGATCCTTGTGAAATAGGAAGTTTCATTGGAATCCGGTTTACGCATCTGCATATCTGCTACACAACCGGGATGCAGGAAAGGAACAGTAGTATTTCCTGACACGGTAAATACATTCACCGCCTCACTTCCTGAGGCACTTCTCTGTGCATATTCTACGTCGAGATGCGTGCTTGCCTTGATCGGAGCAATTTGTAAGGCAGGTGTTTTATAAATGGAATCATTGTGACTGTACGCTGTTTTGGCCAGGTCACCTACATGCTTTACCGGTGTTGCTCCTGACGTAA
It encodes the following:
- a CDS encoding LemA family protein, with amino-acid sequence MNQTVAIILLILLGVVIISFLINLYNKLVMLKFNVDKAYGNIDVVLKQRADEIPNLVNVAKHFMNYEENLLARLTELRTSYNQTADADKRTELANETSKALSSFFAVSENYPELKSSNNFLELQKRISELENKIADRREFFNDSVNLYNIGIHEFPNVILAKMLGYKDKTLLEITSAEKHYDGVQF
- a CDS encoding OmpA family protein, whose product is MANKGIKKIGIVPRADNARIIYNNGEYISVEPGKPIRFSVSEWFPGTPDADKKKEIVWIRQKAGRKGIIEQLRRPAGFVYEYKFTKKECGIVAYYIEASLSGKPDTVNKVGVNILGYCPPKIVDSRWSTTEGGKDVRQTFYFSYGHIIHLYLGTEGLNGRKDLIVEIYRRIRMGGGTSDDPLMRSWTNVEVNDGEINVVVQNTSQWKGTIKNIKNVEELYVKVKDPRTGKYIVDDNNDDIHGRFLRMKNELVAKAPKPPQNVVPTKVYMPDKNLERYEPCKFETIRITDITFDKNGEVKTPVMVFDNGKGVKNIAGKETIHATIFYEFNSAIIEGDGEKKLNNILRFLLEHQHSTITVDGYACVIGKMEYNQSLSQKRSDIVKKFFTDGGLDVKRIRSLGKGEVNPTDDKNGKDNIKFKDEKEYKNNRRVDIYFEYFPHDANTIIYETIAPTVSTRRNITIDVTDYDTKACFRNKNLHTREIRLLDVGQAIDAGDKERTFAPPTFNYGIYSDLSRFSALPLQYIWPEATTPNKIHLHAHSCRFYSNTNRVTVLVKAYPDIKWDFHFSMNLSNELSVKWQNLPPAKHKEMQSKAGKIGNEKSKQYTAVDFGVTLEANWDRTAEDKYNGHFDATLKFEDKIKWMYKVFSSLKEFSTGVTDQTKGKIRKRSFTSKMPLTIEMKPPNFCMGAEWQLERGQKNRKPLQTIGTSLELYFKAEPIIGLELTIDLLDMLIQAGVGVVSGGTANIAAKRILNEVRAWLADDDHPVTLNMYIDLKLFGTISGETKLNFNTNSDAGGASGKLDTQIGVELDAGIEVKAKFVIIIAEAYAEGKLKATGKATATFGHRLVYEQKSSTQKTLYYRPEVKFEGLIATVLVKASVGLYIKKGFLETDRKIDLVDFDKTYEIIPEFDVIKKLEKLTGLSAQIPFIQKG
- a CDS encoding DUF4280 domain-containing protein, whose translation is MAEKHVVVQGAMCRCQFGQAPDKLKVLTHQKEYANDKAASKKLIVTTKEIGGATFEKNTFGNCTKMGGPPPPCKIMVTEWQNFYDKVQLSNGGFIIVEDSKAVCAVAGTPCIEIIDHGQRAEAGSQNFKNADKDVQQQINPLVDAEEMRKEEKNNDDTAGDTSIN
- a CDS encoding DUF2931 family protein, coding for MNDTYMYETGSGCDESYPIDTYRQVFYSEDNEMIQIDGMGFQRGPWGNGGVTYVKNEQKDKKLPATMKVGYYSYAEDKFYEGEFSLPVEKIREYLNEKSDDPEYANKKNEESKDGIFHKYNRIEVGFTLGGMVVLWMKGEDAQKVLATFTAKEAFPDWKSVFEDSDRKEKVEYGLNNDVYTPKVKNEILTKTLPLDLWKTYDDRFNWNVLVSLPSGGKLENISVKTINAETETLYKADQGNKKRAVPYNIEFFWSLNGKQYNSRIVFGENMNYYNAIYKATKASAREARPADFRQEEVFKNFHQLKPAEPAQLIINVSNDQSLSVSLKQGDQNLPFKSIIAKTFGQ
- a CDS encoding phospholipase effector Tle1 domain-containing protein is translated as MSNIVFGNYTPAEEEDDGIQEVVIGVFFDGTLNNERNSYLRKEYQKKKAKQPYDKEAADAYPVIQIDADSYENDFSNVARMYHFYDNNSQNSIYVEGIGTENGSRTDDTQGYITGTGSTGVPAKVKIGCRLVADKIKSFATRKKTVNLILDVFGFSRGAAAARHFVHEVTKSRNGKNPARGVLGQRLEYYNIQINKFQIRFVGLYDTVSSYGADFGDDVEDLGLDAIKNSSVKNVVQFGAGHEWRTNFSLTDITSAGEKGKEFIIPGAHADVGGCYESEVFKQDHSPSVTPARVINDPVEYNRIAEAKKQVFIDQGWYIKGQIKTGPHSNKYVNHIYLQGERYIDKRYSYIPLHFMCQMAKEKKSEFNTSSLEFKFQIPQKAGQNGTHLLSYVKSRLQKYIDETKNMSAFERNKVSYKKYLDFENEKKLINYYVHWSATGKMGHGPRKDGRREIING
- a CDS encoding type VI secretion system Vgr family protein yields the protein MLNNPEKLGASSFRPTQNADGVSENHHTGINRLVKLSLVIEGKIIKYYKHFKLTQSTRRHHKFTLTLAHDTLGNRQTHSLEDANKFLGKRLTAVISYKDIDNSPERTFVGVITGVGFSQEQMSLGNIVLTGHSPTILLDGAPHIQSFGGSQPVNMGIIAEEVIRQGIDKSRFDIRVEANNFSQIIYSSQYDETHYNYLARMAEAYGEQFYYDGEVLHFGKLPPQNKPIILTYGSSAQDIKVELKAVHTRPQFYGYNSNKDEKLTSGATPVKHVGDLAKTAYSHNDSIYKTPALQIAPIKASTHLDVEYAQRSASGSEAVNVFTVSGNTTVPFLHPGCVADMQMRKPDSNETSYFTRIMITEAEHEIDAIGHYNGSFTGIAADTGFLPKPEFTVPKAEPQTATVISNTDPEGQGRVQVRFDWQTNDTTHFIRMMSPDAGGTDRITQNRGYVAIPEVGDQVMVNFVHSHPDRPFVMGGMFHGKVALGGGINNHLKSIQTRSGIRILMNDQEGSVKILDPSGNTYFMDGKGNINMTAPKNFTLNAGDNITINAGKEISIGAGNSITSTANDDIISTAGHDIVQTASGDIREASDTRTEMVQKEFRRQSETSNEIAGEISMFSELENMTMQSGKIVEFNSAEKSKLF